A portion of the Pangasianodon hypophthalmus isolate fPanHyp1 chromosome 20, fPanHyp1.pri, whole genome shotgun sequence genome contains these proteins:
- the tfeb gene encoding transcription factor EB isoform X1, translating into MAGTLEYTRPAITPSFGLDCAAAARPPRPPAMVSRVGMRQLLMREQMQQEEQRERQRHLHHMQQRPPGPPAPSPAINAPVHFPAPMQVPVEVLKVQTHLENPTDYHIRQSQRQQVKEYLSSTFAPKQVVHAAAGVVHPSPPSIAQCQSAGAVQPLPSPCASQLVTSAGNSAPNSPMAMLNISCSQEKEMEEVIEDIISMQSSYDDIQNYVDPVVQMPNTLPLPSSHLDVYTGPGISGPTIAMTSNSCPANLHHKRELTGRTDHNQDIKPLIHSSCPYDAEARALVKERQKKDNHNLIERRRRFNINDRIKELGTMIPKTNDLDVRWNKGTILRASVDYIKRMQKDIQRTRDVESNFKRMEVVNKQLWLRIQELEMQARMHGLPSTSPSGLNNIETLNPFVKQENSPEEIHHQRLPPHQPPQLHSHPQQLHPQQLHPQQLHPQASQLHPQPPLQYSAVGSTQPFDFGHSLDLCDGGMPGYPDGMGCLGDLGSIGGTAGGTMVHAGKKNEMAWMDEALSPLGTDPLLSAMSPEASVDSSRRSSFSIDDSDIL; encoded by the exons ATGGCTGGAACTCTTGAATACACAAGGCCAG CTATCACACCATCTTTCGGGCTGGACTGCGCAGCAGCTGCTCGCCCCCCACGCCCCCCTGCCATGGTGTCCCGCGTAGGCATGCGCCAGCTGCTCATGCGTGAACAAATGCAGCAGGAGGAGCAGCGGGAGCGCCAACGTCACCTGCACCACATGCAACAGCGGCCACCCGGACCTCCTGCTCCCTCGCCTGCCATCAATGCTCCCGTGCACTTCCCGGCACCAATGCAGGTGCCTGTCGAAGTGCTGAAG GTACAAACCCATCTGGAGAACCCCACTGACTACCACATCCGCCAGTCTCAGAGGCAGCAGGTGAAGGAGTACCTGTCCAGTACCTTCGCCCCCAAGCAGGTCGTCCACGCTGCAGCCGGGGTAGTCCACCCCTCTCCACCCAGCATTGCGCAATGCCAGTCAGCCGGTGCCGTGCAACCCCTGCCCTCACCTTGCGCATCGCAGCTCGTCACCTCAGCAGGGAACAGCGCTCCCAACAGTCCTATGGCCATGCTGAACATCAGCTGCAGCCAAGAGAAAGAG ATGGAGGAAGTGATTGAAGACATCATCAGCATGCAGTCCAGCTACGATGACATACAAAATTATGTTGATCCTGTGGTACAGATGCCAAACACA CTCCCTCTGCCCAGTAGCCATTTGGATGTGTACACTGGGCCTGGCATATCAGGTCCTACCATTGCCATGACTAGCAACTCCTGCCCTGCCAACCTACATCACAAGAGAGAGCTCACAGGTAGAACCGACCACAACCAAGACATCAAACCGTTGATTCATTCTAGCTGTCCTTATG ATGCTGAAGCTCGTGCATTGGTcaaggagagacagaagaaagacAACCACAACCTGA ttGAAAGGAGGAGGAGATTCAATATCAACGACCGCATCAAGGAGCTGGGCACCATGATTCCTAAAACTAATGACCT GGATGTCCGTTGGAACAAGGGCACTATTCTCCGGGCCTCAGTGGATTACATTAAACGAATGCAGAAGGACATCCAGAGAACCAGGGATGTGGAGAGCAACTTCAAGAGGATGGAGGTGGTCAATAAGCAATTGTGGCTCCGTATCCag GAGCTGGAGATGCAAGCCCGGATGCACGGTCTGCCTAGCACCTCACCGTCGGGCCTGAACAACATTGAAACCCTGAACCCTTTTGTGAAGCAGGAAAACAGCCCCGAGGAGATTCACCACCAGCGACTTCCTCCCCATCAGCCCCCTCAACTCCACTCCCACCCCCAGCAGCTCCACCCCCAGCAGCTCCACCCCCAGCAGCTCCACCCCCAGGCTTCTCAGCTCCACCCCCAGCCACCACTGCAATACTCGGCCGTAGGCAGCACACAGCCCTTTGACTTCGGCCATTCACTGGACTTGTGCGATGGGGGCATGCCAGGTTATCCAGATGGCATGGGGTGCCTGGGGGACCTGGGCTCTATAGGAGGCACGGCTGGTGGCACCATGGTTCACGCAGGCAAGAAGAATGAGATGGCCTGGATGGACGAGGCGCTGTCGCCACTGGGCACAGATCCACTGCTCTCAGCCATGTCGCCTGAGGCGTCTGTGGACAGCAGCCGCCGTAGCAGCTTCAGCATAGACGACTCGGACATACTGTGA
- the tfeb gene encoding transcription factor EB isoform X2, giving the protein MAGTLEYTRPAITPSFGLDCAAAARPPRPPAMVSRVGMRQLLMREQMQQEEQRERQRHLHHMQQRPPGPPAPSPAINAPVHFPAPMQVPVEVLKVQTHLENPTDYHIRQSQRQQVKEYLSSTFAPKQVVHAAAGVVHPSPPSIAQCQSAGAVQPLPSPCASQLVTSAGNSAPNSPMAMLNISCSQEKEMEEVIEDIISMQSSYDDIQNYVDPVVQMPNTLPLPSSHLDVYTGPGISGPTIAMTSNSCPANLHHKRELTDAEARALVKERQKKDNHNLIERRRRFNINDRIKELGTMIPKTNDLDVRWNKGTILRASVDYIKRMQKDIQRTRDVESNFKRMEVVNKQLWLRIQELEMQARMHGLPSTSPSGLNNIETLNPFVKQENSPEEIHHQRLPPHQPPQLHSHPQQLHPQQLHPQQLHPQASQLHPQPPLQYSAVGSTQPFDFGHSLDLCDGGMPGYPDGMGCLGDLGSIGGTAGGTMVHAGKKNEMAWMDEALSPLGTDPLLSAMSPEASVDSSRRSSFSIDDSDIL; this is encoded by the exons ATGGCTGGAACTCTTGAATACACAAGGCCAG CTATCACACCATCTTTCGGGCTGGACTGCGCAGCAGCTGCTCGCCCCCCACGCCCCCCTGCCATGGTGTCCCGCGTAGGCATGCGCCAGCTGCTCATGCGTGAACAAATGCAGCAGGAGGAGCAGCGGGAGCGCCAACGTCACCTGCACCACATGCAACAGCGGCCACCCGGACCTCCTGCTCCCTCGCCTGCCATCAATGCTCCCGTGCACTTCCCGGCACCAATGCAGGTGCCTGTCGAAGTGCTGAAG GTACAAACCCATCTGGAGAACCCCACTGACTACCACATCCGCCAGTCTCAGAGGCAGCAGGTGAAGGAGTACCTGTCCAGTACCTTCGCCCCCAAGCAGGTCGTCCACGCTGCAGCCGGGGTAGTCCACCCCTCTCCACCCAGCATTGCGCAATGCCAGTCAGCCGGTGCCGTGCAACCCCTGCCCTCACCTTGCGCATCGCAGCTCGTCACCTCAGCAGGGAACAGCGCTCCCAACAGTCCTATGGCCATGCTGAACATCAGCTGCAGCCAAGAGAAAGAG ATGGAGGAAGTGATTGAAGACATCATCAGCATGCAGTCCAGCTACGATGACATACAAAATTATGTTGATCCTGTGGTACAGATGCCAAACACA CTCCCTCTGCCCAGTAGCCATTTGGATGTGTACACTGGGCCTGGCATATCAGGTCCTACCATTGCCATGACTAGCAACTCCTGCCCTGCCAACCTACATCACAAGAGAGAGCTCACAG ATGCTGAAGCTCGTGCATTGGTcaaggagagacagaagaaagacAACCACAACCTGA ttGAAAGGAGGAGGAGATTCAATATCAACGACCGCATCAAGGAGCTGGGCACCATGATTCCTAAAACTAATGACCT GGATGTCCGTTGGAACAAGGGCACTATTCTCCGGGCCTCAGTGGATTACATTAAACGAATGCAGAAGGACATCCAGAGAACCAGGGATGTGGAGAGCAACTTCAAGAGGATGGAGGTGGTCAATAAGCAATTGTGGCTCCGTATCCag GAGCTGGAGATGCAAGCCCGGATGCACGGTCTGCCTAGCACCTCACCGTCGGGCCTGAACAACATTGAAACCCTGAACCCTTTTGTGAAGCAGGAAAACAGCCCCGAGGAGATTCACCACCAGCGACTTCCTCCCCATCAGCCCCCTCAACTCCACTCCCACCCCCAGCAGCTCCACCCCCAGCAGCTCCACCCCCAGCAGCTCCACCCCCAGGCTTCTCAGCTCCACCCCCAGCCACCACTGCAATACTCGGCCGTAGGCAGCACACAGCCCTTTGACTTCGGCCATTCACTGGACTTGTGCGATGGGGGCATGCCAGGTTATCCAGATGGCATGGGGTGCCTGGGGGACCTGGGCTCTATAGGAGGCACGGCTGGTGGCACCATGGTTCACGCAGGCAAGAAGAATGAGATGGCCTGGATGGACGAGGCGCTGTCGCCACTGGGCACAGATCCACTGCTCTCAGCCATGTCGCCTGAGGCGTCTGTGGACAGCAGCCGCCGTAGCAGCTTCAGCATAGACGACTCGGACATACTGTGA
- the tfeb gene encoding transcription factor EB isoform X3: MVSRVGMRQLLMREQMQQEEQRERQRHLHHMQQRPPGPPAPSPAINAPVHFPAPMQVPVEVLKVQTHLENPTDYHIRQSQRQQVKEYLSSTFAPKQVVHAAAGVVHPSPPSIAQCQSAGAVQPLPSPCASQLVTSAGNSAPNSPMAMLNISCSQEKEMEEVIEDIISMQSSYDDIQNYVDPVVQMPNTLPLPSSHLDVYTGPGISGPTIAMTSNSCPANLHHKRELTGRTDHNQDIKPLIHSSCPYDAEARALVKERQKKDNHNLIERRRRFNINDRIKELGTMIPKTNDLDVRWNKGTILRASVDYIKRMQKDIQRTRDVESNFKRMEVVNKQLWLRIQELEMQARMHGLPSTSPSGLNNIETLNPFVKQENSPEEIHHQRLPPHQPPQLHSHPQQLHPQQLHPQQLHPQASQLHPQPPLQYSAVGSTQPFDFGHSLDLCDGGMPGYPDGMGCLGDLGSIGGTAGGTMVHAGKKNEMAWMDEALSPLGTDPLLSAMSPEASVDSSRRSSFSIDDSDIL, from the exons ATGGTGTCCCGCGTAGGCATGCGCCAGCTGCTCATGCGTGAACAAATGCAGCAGGAGGAGCAGCGGGAGCGCCAACGTCACCTGCACCACATGCAACAGCGGCCACCCGGACCTCCTGCTCCCTCGCCTGCCATCAATGCTCCCGTGCACTTCCCGGCACCAATGCAGGTGCCTGTCGAAGTGCTGAAG GTACAAACCCATCTGGAGAACCCCACTGACTACCACATCCGCCAGTCTCAGAGGCAGCAGGTGAAGGAGTACCTGTCCAGTACCTTCGCCCCCAAGCAGGTCGTCCACGCTGCAGCCGGGGTAGTCCACCCCTCTCCACCCAGCATTGCGCAATGCCAGTCAGCCGGTGCCGTGCAACCCCTGCCCTCACCTTGCGCATCGCAGCTCGTCACCTCAGCAGGGAACAGCGCTCCCAACAGTCCTATGGCCATGCTGAACATCAGCTGCAGCCAAGAGAAAGAG ATGGAGGAAGTGATTGAAGACATCATCAGCATGCAGTCCAGCTACGATGACATACAAAATTATGTTGATCCTGTGGTACAGATGCCAAACACA CTCCCTCTGCCCAGTAGCCATTTGGATGTGTACACTGGGCCTGGCATATCAGGTCCTACCATTGCCATGACTAGCAACTCCTGCCCTGCCAACCTACATCACAAGAGAGAGCTCACAGGTAGAACCGACCACAACCAAGACATCAAACCGTTGATTCATTCTAGCTGTCCTTATG ATGCTGAAGCTCGTGCATTGGTcaaggagagacagaagaaagacAACCACAACCTGA ttGAAAGGAGGAGGAGATTCAATATCAACGACCGCATCAAGGAGCTGGGCACCATGATTCCTAAAACTAATGACCT GGATGTCCGTTGGAACAAGGGCACTATTCTCCGGGCCTCAGTGGATTACATTAAACGAATGCAGAAGGACATCCAGAGAACCAGGGATGTGGAGAGCAACTTCAAGAGGATGGAGGTGGTCAATAAGCAATTGTGGCTCCGTATCCag GAGCTGGAGATGCAAGCCCGGATGCACGGTCTGCCTAGCACCTCACCGTCGGGCCTGAACAACATTGAAACCCTGAACCCTTTTGTGAAGCAGGAAAACAGCCCCGAGGAGATTCACCACCAGCGACTTCCTCCCCATCAGCCCCCTCAACTCCACTCCCACCCCCAGCAGCTCCACCCCCAGCAGCTCCACCCCCAGCAGCTCCACCCCCAGGCTTCTCAGCTCCACCCCCAGCCACCACTGCAATACTCGGCCGTAGGCAGCACACAGCCCTTTGACTTCGGCCATTCACTGGACTTGTGCGATGGGGGCATGCCAGGTTATCCAGATGGCATGGGGTGCCTGGGGGACCTGGGCTCTATAGGAGGCACGGCTGGTGGCACCATGGTTCACGCAGGCAAGAAGAATGAGATGGCCTGGATGGACGAGGCGCTGTCGCCACTGGGCACAGATCCACTGCTCTCAGCCATGTCGCCTGAGGCGTCTGTGGACAGCAGCCGCCGTAGCAGCTTCAGCATAGACGACTCGGACATACTGTGA